In a genomic window of Mucilaginibacter sp. KACC 22063:
- a CDS encoding UxaA family hydrolase: MSDTEKHIFLQIHPKDNVLVALTDLKQGTQINFDNQSFMLNTDVAAKHKFTINAIEKDAEVYMYGILVGKACEYIAQGAAITTENIRHAAADFQLSERKISWAVPGEADKYQDRTFMGYHRADGSVGTANYWLVIPLVFCENRNINVLKDALSAKLGFAKPRGYENEVESLISMYQSGKDVQEILSADLLTTPEQSISNKLFPNIDGIKFINHDMGCGGTRTDSDALCGLLAGYITHPNVAGATVLSLGCQHAQAAILQEEIQKRDPDFSKPLVMLEQQKLGTEQKLMHEALKQTFAGLIKANENHRQPAPISKLCVGLECGGSDGFSGISANPALGYLSDILVSLGGSVILAEFPELCGVEQELSDRCVDEQTAQRFMSLMRTYNARAEADGSGFYANPSPGNIRDGLITDAIKSAGAAKKGGSSPVAAVLDYPEKVTKPGLNLLCTPGSDVESTTAEVGSGANVVLFTTGLGTPTGNPVAPVIKLSTNTALYKRMPDIIDINCGTIIEGEETIAQVAERILNYVIEVASGKAIPKSVKLGQDDFIPWKRGVSL, encoded by the coding sequence ATGTCTGATACAGAGAAACACATCTTTTTACAAATACATCCAAAAGATAACGTGCTTGTTGCTTTAACTGATTTAAAGCAGGGTACGCAGATTAATTTTGATAATCAATCCTTTATGCTTAACACGGATGTTGCTGCTAAGCATAAATTTACCATCAATGCTATAGAGAAGGATGCCGAAGTATACATGTATGGCATTCTTGTAGGTAAAGCATGTGAATATATAGCGCAGGGGGCAGCAATTACAACAGAAAATATCAGGCATGCTGCTGCTGATTTTCAATTAAGTGAGCGTAAAATATCATGGGCTGTACCTGGTGAAGCGGATAAGTATCAGGACCGTACATTTATGGGCTATCACCGTGCCGATGGCAGTGTAGGAACTGCAAATTATTGGTTGGTAATACCGCTGGTATTCTGTGAAAACCGGAATATTAACGTACTGAAAGACGCATTATCAGCCAAGTTAGGTTTTGCCAAGCCAAGGGGGTACGAAAATGAAGTGGAGAGTTTGATTAGCATGTACCAATCTGGCAAAGATGTGCAGGAAATATTGTCCGCTGATCTTTTGACAACACCGGAGCAAAGCATTTCCAATAAGTTGTTCCCCAATATTGATGGTATAAAATTTATCAATCATGATATGGGCTGTGGCGGTACTCGTACCGATTCAGATGCACTTTGCGGATTATTAGCTGGCTATATCACGCATCCAAATGTTGCCGGCGCCACTGTTTTAAGTTTAGGTTGCCAGCATGCACAAGCGGCTATATTACAGGAGGAAATTCAAAAACGCGATCCGGATTTTAGCAAGCCATTAGTAATGTTGGAGCAGCAAAAGCTGGGAACAGAGCAAAAACTAATGCATGAAGCTTTAAAACAGACTTTCGCAGGGTTGATCAAAGCTAATGAAAACCACAGGCAACCTGCGCCAATATCTAAATTATGTGTTGGCCTGGAGTGTGGCGGTTCGGATGGTTTTTCAGGAATTTCTGCTAATCCAGCTTTAGGATATCTATCGGATATCTTAGTTTCTTTAGGCGGAAGCGTAATTCTTGCAGAATTTCCGGAATTATGTGGAGTAGAGCAGGAGTTAAGCGACCGTTGTGTGGACGAGCAAACGGCACAACGTTTTATGAGCCTGATGCGCACTTACAATGCACGTGCAGAAGCAGATGGATCAGGTTTTTATGCCAATCCATCGCCGGGTAATATTCGCGACGGTTTAATTACAGACGCTATCAAATCAGCTGGTGCTGCAAAAAAAGGCGGTTCTTCACCTGTTGCGGCAGTGCTGGATTATCCTGAAAAAGTAACTAAACCGGGACTGAATTTATTGTGTACCCCAGGTAGCGACGTAGAAAGCACAACTGCCGAAGTTGGTTCGGGTGCTAACGTGGTGTTATTTACAACCGGCCTTGGTACACCAACAGGTAATCCTGTTGCGCCGGTAATCAAATTATCTACTAATACAGCACTTTATAAACGCATGCCAGATATCATTGATATTAACTGCGGTACCATAATAGAAGGTGAAGAGACCATAGCTCAGGTTGCTGAAAGAATATTGAATTATGTTATAGAAGTAGCAAGCGGAAAGGCCATTCCTAAGTCGGTCAAACTGGGACAGGATGATTTTATTCCGTGGAAGAGAGGCGTATCACTATAA
- a CDS encoding AraC family transcriptional regulator — MSNKRRDGFEGEKLIYLPPKIWKNVLKRHPNIFQIYVTQIGYFPKASYHYRERRKGCKDNIFIYCLQGKGHYVLENKKYTVTANQFIVLPATDKYMRYWADAEDPWTIYWIHYTGDQIDVFNQFLNVKSHKGPIAIPFNAKAIGIWDNMYESLEMGYSLENLSNASFCLYNFLATFLFPERHLKTVQSTDVINNSVLYMKANLDKKLTVEQIAEHNTLSTSHFSAIFKKATGMPPMDYFINIKMQSACQLLYSKDARIKTVAAKLGYSDAFYFSRVFKKYMGISPEHYKLTIDKH; from the coding sequence ATGAGTAATAAAAGAAGAGACGGCTTTGAGGGCGAGAAACTGATTTATTTGCCTCCAAAAATTTGGAAGAATGTTCTAAAAAGACATCCGAACATATTCCAGATATACGTTACACAGATCGGTTACTTTCCTAAAGCGAGCTATCATTACAGAGAGCGGCGTAAAGGGTGTAAAGACAACATTTTCATTTACTGTTTGCAAGGGAAAGGACACTATGTACTTGAAAATAAAAAATATACAGTTACGGCAAATCAGTTTATAGTTTTGCCTGCCACAGATAAATACATGCGTTATTGGGCCGATGCCGAGGATCCATGGACAATTTATTGGATACATTATACTGGTGATCAAATAGATGTGTTTAACCAGTTTTTAAATGTAAAATCGCATAAAGGGCCTATTGCTATACCTTTCAATGCTAAGGCGATAGGTATATGGGACAATATGTACGAAAGCCTTGAGATGGGTTATAGCCTGGAGAACCTATCGAACGCCAGTTTTTGTTTATATAACTTTTTAGCAACCTTCTTATTCCCGGAAAGGCACTTAAAAACTGTACAAAGCACTGATGTGATAAATAATTCGGTGCTTTATATGAAAGCCAATCTAGACAAGAAGCTTACAGTTGAACAAATAGCTGAACACAACACGCTTTCTACTTCCCATTTTTCTGCAATATTCAAAAAGGCGACAGGAATGCCGCCCATGGATTATTTTATTAACATTAAAATGCAGAGCGCTTGTCAATTATTATATAGTAAAGATGCCAGAATAAAAACAGTAGCCGCAAAGCTGGGATACAGTGATGCTTTCTACTTTTCACGGGTATTTAAAAAATACATGGGCATATCTCCCGAGCATTACAAACTGACTATTGATAAGCACTGA